The nucleotide window CGCACTGATGCGGTGCCGTGCACCGCCGGGGGGCGTGCCGCCAGGCGCCCGCTACCGGTCGTGGCCGCCCTGCACCCCACCCCGCACCCCGTGCGCGGCCTGGCTGTCGGCCGGCGCCTGATCGCGCCGTTCGGCCATTCCATAGTCGCGCAGCACCGTGGCGACGCGCAGCCGGTAGTCGCGGAAGACGCCGGCGCGGCCCGCGCGCTGCGTCGTGCGGTGGTCCTCATGGCGGCGCCAGCGGGCGACCGCCGCTTCGTCGCGCCAGAACGACAGCGACAGCAGCTTGCCGGGGTCTGCCAGGCTCTGGAAACGCTCGACCGAGATGAAGCCGTCGATGCGTTCGAGATCGGCCTTCAGCCGTGCGGCGTGGTCCAGGTAGTCGCCCTGGCGGCCTTCGGCGGGGAATACTTCAAAGATCACGGAGATCATGGCGTGCTCAGTCCTTTGCCTTGAGGAAGTCGTTGACGGCGGCATGGAGCGCCGCCCGCCCGGTTTCGAGGTGCATCAGATGCGTGGCGCGGGGCACCTTGACGTCCGACACCTGCCGCGCATGGGTGAGCGCCTGCCGCAGCCAGGCGGCGTCGGCATCGCCGCACAGGCTGTCCCACGCGCCCCGCACGATCAGCGTCGGCGCCTGGATGCGGCCCGGGTCATAGGCGAGCTGGCCCGACCACGCCGCCATGATGTCGGCCAGGGGGCCGTTCGGCGTGCGGACGCTGGGCGGCGTGCGCGCGGCGCTGGTCGGGTCCAGGCGCAGGTAGAGCGCCGCCCAGGCAGGGAAATCGGCCTCGGCCAGCACGGCGGGCGCGCCCGCGGGCACGTCCTCGACGAAGCGCCGCTTCTGCGCCGCCACGGTGAGGAAGCGCCAGGGGCCAAGCTGGGGCACCCCGCCCAGCGTCTCGCGGCGCACGACCGGCCCGAAGAGAACCAGGCGCTCCACCCATTCGGGATGCTCGCCCGCGAAGCGGCCCGCGGGCATCGTGCCCCAGGAGTGGGCGATGATCGAGACCTTCTCCGCGCCTGTCTCCGCGATGATCGCGCGCACGGCCCGCTCGATCTGGGCGGCGGCATCCGGCGTGCGGCCGAGCGGTTCGCCTTCGGGCGGCGTTGCGTGGCGCATCGCCGGGTAGATTTCCGATCGGCCGTAGCCGGCGAAATCCAGGCCCCATACGGAAAAGCCGGCGTCGTTCAGGGCATCCGCCCACGAGCGGCCCGCGAACCTGAAGAAGACCGCGTTTTCCGATGCAAAGGTTGCACCATGCACGTAGAGCACGGGGCGTTTGCGGTTGGCCCGGCCCTCGGCCTGCTCGAAGAGTTGCAGGCGCGGATGCCAGGATTGGCCCGGCGCGGATGCATGGCCCTCCAAGGTCACGGATCGAAGCGGGGTTTGCGCCATGGCGGCAGTTCCCCAGAGGGTGGCAAGCAGCACAGTGGCCGCGCGAATGAAAAGCATGGTTCCTCCAGGCGAGCCGCCAGCTTAGCCAGCCGAATGGCGCTGATGCTTTGGCACGGGGCGAAACATCGGGCCAGCGGGCGTGGTAGGGTCATCGCATGATGACGGGACCGAATTTCGCCAGCATGGGCGCGCTGATGGGCGACCCCGCGCGCGCCGGCATGCTGATCGCGCTGATGGGCGGGCAGGCGCTGACCGCGGGCGAGCTGGCGCGCGTGGCGGGCATTGCCCCGGCGACTGCCAGCGGCCATCTGGCGCAGTTGCAGGCCGGAGGCCTGCTTGCCGTGGAGCAGCAGGGGCGGCACCGCTACTACCGCCTGGCCGGGCCTGATGTCGCTGCGGCGGTCGAGGCGCTGATGCACCTGGCCGACCACCAGGCGCAGCGACGGCGCATCCGGCCCGGCCCGAAGGACGCCGAGATGCGTCTGGCACGGGTCTGCTACGACCACCTCGCCGGCGAGCGCGGCGTTGAACTGCTGGTCCGGTTGACGCGCCAGCAACTGATCACGCTTGACGACGGCGCAGTCGAGGTCACGCCCCGGGGCGAGCGCACGCTGGCGCTGGCGGGCATCGACGTGGCGGCACTGAGGTTGGGCAAGCGCCCGGTCTGCCGCATGTGCCTGGACTGGAGCGAGCGCCGCGCGCACCTCGCGGGCGCACTGGGCGCGGCACTGCTGGAGCGGCTGTTCGCGCTGGGCTGGGCCCGCCGCGCCGGCAACTCCCGCATCGTGCGGTTCACGCCACCTGGCGAGGCGGGCTTTGCGCGATGGTTCGGGCCGTAATGCAGCCCGGTGGGCCTGCATGAAAAAAGGCCCCGAAGGGCCTTGCAAGAGAAGTGGGGGAGGGGACCGTTCAGTCGCGCTCGCCGCCCATGATGCCCAGCAGCGCCAGCAGGCTCTGGAACACGTTGAACAGGTCCAGGTACAGGGCCAGCGTGGCGCTGATGTAGTTGGTTTCGCCGCCGTCGATGATCTGCTTGAGGTCGTACAGCATGTAGGCGCTGAAGATGCCGATGGCGGCGACCGAGATGGCCATCATGCCGGCCGAGGAGCCGACGAACACGTTGATGACGCTGCCAACCAGCAGCACCAGGGCGCCGACCATGAGCCACTTGCCCATGCCCGAGAGGTCGCGCTTGATGACCGTGGCGAGGCTGGCCATCACCACGAAGACGCCCGCCGTGCCCGCGAAGGCGGTCATGATGAGGTCGGTGCCGTTCTTGAAGCCCAGCACCATGCCGATCAGGCGCGAGAGCATCAGGCCCATGAAGAAGGTGAAGGCCAGCAGCACGCCCACGCCGGCGGCCGAGTTCTTGGTCTTCTCGATGGCGAACATGAAGCCGAACGCGCCGCCAAGGAACACGATCAGGCCCAGGCCGCCGCGCAGCGACTGCGTGATGCCCGTGGCCACGCCGACCCATGCGCCGAGCACGGTGGGCAGCAGGCTCAGGGCCAGCAGCCAGTAGGTGTTGCGCAGCACCTTCTGGCGCTGCTCCTGGGATACGGCATAGCCCGTAGAGCCCCAAGTGGTCATTTCGTTGTGCATTGTGTGTCTCTCCGGTTGGTCTGCATGCGAGTACAGGAAGCTGGGCATTCTAGGCGGTGGTTTTTCGTGTGTTATGCAATACCCGAAGCCACAGCATCCTTTTTGGGTGGAATTGTTTTACCTGCGGCCGCAGGGATTGCGCCGCTATCCTTGGAGTTCTTGTATTTCCGAATCGTTCAACCTTTATGAAAACCAAGCCCGAACTCGAACTGGCCGATGTCAAGAAGATCGCCGCCGCCGCCGAAGCCGAAGCGCTGCAGAACCAATGGGCCGTGACCATCGCCATCGTCGATGACGGCGGCCACCTGCTGTGGCTGCAGCGCCTGGACGGCGCGCCCGCAGTTTCGTCGCACATCGCCCCCGCCAAGGCGCACACGGCGGCCCTGGGGCGCCGCGAAAGCAAGGTGTACGAAGACATCGTCAACGGCGGCCGGACCTCGTTCCTGTCGGCGCCCGCGCTGCAGGGCCTGCTCGAGGGCGGCGTGCCGATCATGAAGGACGGCCAGTGCCTTGGCGCCGTGGGCGTGAGCGGCGTCAAGTCCTCCGAGGATGCGCAGATCGCGCGCGCCGGGATCGCGGCCCTGGGCCTGTGACGCTGGCGTTGGGCAAAGAAAAAGAGCCGGGCCCGTGAGGGCGCCGGCTCTTTGGCTTGGTGCAGGGCTTTGCCGCACGGGGCGCGTCGTACGGATTTGCTTTCAACCGTCTAACGTCGTTGGCTCGCCTTGCCGTGCTACAGCACTGTCTGCGGCTTCCCGCCTAGTTATACGGTTGAATGCAAACCCGTATCAGACGCGCTTGCGGTATTCGCCGGTGCGCGTGTCGATTTCGATCTTGTCGCCCTGGTCCACGAACAGGGGCACGGCCACCTCGAAGCCGGTGGCGATCTTCGCCGGCTTGAGCACCTTGCCGGAGGTGTCGCCCTTCACGGCGGGCTCGGTCCAGGTGATCTCGCGCTCCACGCTGGTGGGCAGTTCCACCGAGATGGCCTTGCCGTCGTAGAACACCACTTCGGCGGCCATGCCATCTTCGAGGTAGCTGATGGCGTCGCCCATGTTGGCGGCTTCGACTTCGTACTGGTTGTAGTCGGTGTCCATCCACACGTACATCGGGTCGGCGAAGTAGGAGTAGGTGCACTCCTTCTTGTCCAGGATCACGTTGTCGATCTTGTCGTCGGCCTTGAAGAC belongs to Acidovorax sp. YS12 and includes:
- a CDS encoding Bax inhibitor-1/YccA family protein encodes the protein MHNEMTTWGSTGYAVSQEQRQKVLRNTYWLLALSLLPTVLGAWVGVATGITQSLRGGLGLIVFLGGAFGFMFAIEKTKNSAAGVGVLLAFTFFMGLMLSRLIGMVLGFKNGTDLIMTAFAGTAGVFVVMASLATVIKRDLSGMGKWLMVGALVLLVGSVINVFVGSSAGMMAISVAAIGIFSAYMLYDLKQIIDGGETNYISATLALYLDLFNVFQSLLALLGIMGGERD
- a CDS encoding heme-binding protein, with protein sequence MKTKPELELADVKKIAAAAEAEALQNQWAVTIAIVDDGGHLLWLQRLDGAPAVSSHIAPAKAHTAALGRRESKVYEDIVNGGRTSFLSAPALQGLLEGGVPIMKDGQCLGAVGVSGVKSSEDAQIARAGIAALGL
- a CDS encoding winged helix-turn-helix transcriptional regulator, with amino-acid sequence MMTGPNFASMGALMGDPARAGMLIALMGGQALTAGELARVAGIAPATASGHLAQLQAGGLLAVEQQGRHRYYRLAGPDVAAAVEALMHLADHQAQRRRIRPGPKDAEMRLARVCYDHLAGERGVELLVRLTRQQLITLDDGAVEVTPRGERTLALAGIDVAALRLGKRPVCRMCLDWSERRAHLAGALGAALLERLFALGWARRAGNSRIVRFTPPGEAGFARWFGP
- the efp gene encoding elongation factor P, with translation MKIAQEIRAGNVIMQGKDPMIVLKTEYARGGRGAATVRMKLKALLSNMGTEVVFKADDKIDNVILDKKECTYSYFADPMYVWMDTDYNQYEVEAANMGDAISYLEDGMAAEVVFYDGKAISVELPTSVEREITWTEPAVKGDTSGKVLKPAKIATGFEVAVPLFVDQGDKIEIDTRTGEYRKRV
- a CDS encoding alpha/beta hydrolase — its product is MLFIRAATVLLATLWGTAAMAQTPLRSVTLEGHASAPGQSWHPRLQLFEQAEGRANRKRPVLYVHGATFASENAVFFRFAGRSWADALNDAGFSVWGLDFAGYGRSEIYPAMRHATPPEGEPLGRTPDAAAQIERAVRAIIAETGAEKVSIIAHSWGTMPAGRFAGEHPEWVERLVLFGPVVRRETLGGVPQLGPWRFLTVAAQKRRFVEDVPAGAPAVLAEADFPAWAALYLRLDPTSAARTPPSVRTPNGPLADIMAAWSGQLAYDPGRIQAPTLIVRGAWDSLCGDADAAWLRQALTHARQVSDVKVPRATHLMHLETGRAALHAAVNDFLKAKD
- a CDS encoding antibiotic biosynthesis monooxygenase, with the translated sequence MISVIFEVFPAEGRQGDYLDHAARLKADLERIDGFISVERFQSLADPGKLLSLSFWRDEAAVARWRRHEDHRTTQRAGRAGVFRDYRLRVATVLRDYGMAERRDQAPADSQAAHGVRGGVQGGHDR